GAAGGATCCACCGACAAGTGCAGAACAAAAAGAGGTaaacaatgttaaattaactgtttcaaattttgaaataaaaactatagaTTTTTAAGctagaagataaataaatgtatttcattCGTATTGAGATGATTTTCTTGGGAAAAATTAATTCTCAAAATCATACTGTTATACACgtaacatataattattttaattaactatttcGATTTACATAAATctaattagttaattaaaattaattaattattttttgtaaggaTTATCACAATTAATTGATTAGTAGATAccatattaaaactattttcacaaatataagttttagaaaagtacataaatttggtaaaatatacctaattagtCAATTCATAGCAAACCATATTTATACGTTTCATagataattaagaaaaaataatcactATATGATCGttcaagataaaaattatatcgcGATAATAAATTCGGTCATCGATTTAGGTTATACTTACACGTATTCTGTGTTAATGACATTGATAATTTTCTGTACCCAAATATCGACAAGGCACAAGTTCAATATGAtctaattataacaaaatcaaagcACTAGCGGCCGGACCCGGCTTGCTCtggtaaaactatattaaattatacacttatttatatataaattaaaccttcaccaaatatattttgatgaaacattCGTCCTGTAGATACTTTTCTGTTATCGTTCGTTATCGTCTTTTCTTTTctgtttatcgcgttcatacagacagacacgacaGGAGACTAGGATCTGAATGAATTCGGGGctatctaaatatttcacatttaaaggcagaaataaaaaacttgatGTAACTAACTGTAAAATCAAGGACTGAGattgttaagaaaaatatttaaaagactTTAATCTAATTGAGTAACacgtacttaatttaaaaatccactcatatttatttttgataaataaataagaaacataatttcatgtaatttataatatatattaaaatttataatatatattataatatccgtattaaaattatttacagacTTCATTGTTTTCTTAATCAACCCAAGAACATTATCAATGccattaaacatacaaattgtaGAAATTATTGCATGCAAGAATAAATCTCTCATTCCAAGCATTGTTGTAATAACTGAGTCGACAACATTATGTGAATTTCCTGAAATTAGAGTTAAcaaaatgacattttctttAAGTTAATTACATAATGATCTATAAAAAACGTAAGATTGAAATAATTTGGTCTATACTCCGTTTTTCTTACTAGTTTCATCGTGTAAACTATTGTCACcatctaattttataatttacaacaatattaattaaaacagacTTTTTAGGAAATCAGTTTCgtggttaataaatgttttactttataatgtataagtttgttttaatatttgacttATTTTCACCGATTGCAACtttaagagtgggttgcaccgttaaCTTTACCGTGCACAGAAAAGCGCAAAGTAcgacattttgtctaaacgtcgaTGACGTGCAGTTGCATTTTTCGGCGCAGGTTAAACTTAACGtcagttgactggtgcaatccaGTCTAAGGGTGTTACAACATAGCAACTAAACAAGCTTCTCGCTGCAATCagttaatttacttttaaatattttgattctgAAAATGTGATCAAGAAAGGATAATtcattagttttattgtaattctGTTCCATACATGTCCTATAAAGTCAAAGCTTTTTGAGATTagtctaatgaaaatatagtttatagttCTCAGAGCGTATCGACCGCAGCGGCTGCGCTGTCCATATCCAATTAGAGATTACTTtctactatacatatatttatgtctacatatatttttacatagttTCAAGGTCGCAATCTTATCGCAATAAGGTTTCTGAATGGTTTTCTTTACATCACTAAAgctaatatttacaaaatgttgaatattaaatgttcttcttttattattttgcttttaaatgtgcgtgtggtctgagggcccacctCTTGatattctatgaaattatgcttgggatttagtgaacattccaaaaaaattgtgaaagttggaattagattttgtgaaagcgAAATACGATAAGCGAATTACGATGTTTTACGAAAGGCCCTCAAGGCAAGAATACCCTGCCGATCTAACCCCTACATACACTTACctacaaaataaacttattattgtaGACAATGTAATTAACTGATTGTCAATTTGTCATTAGTCTATCGCcctttatctttatttttctatttatctgCGTGAATAATTTAACAGTACTTATTGGATTATCTCTGTCgttaatggaaaataatctccGTATTTACAACTCTCCTGATATTAGCCAATCGATTTCATTTGCAAGTAAACATTTCTGGTGTTCGGACATTAATCTAATGGGGAAgtacacttttatttatcttgaaCGATGAAACTTTGCTCCGTGTAAGTTTAATAGTCTTTAttgaaaagtgaaaaatacgtggatattaaaaatgtcttcAGAAACGGAAAACGGAACAAAGAAAGAACGAATCCATGACGAGTTTACAGAACGTGATCCTCTAAAAGAAACGACAAAAGaagatgaaattgaaaaaggtttcagtgaaaaatgtttatatattctaaataatGTAACACTTGAGCCTACTATGATGCTGTTCATTATATCAGCGATGATATCAATTATTACCACTCAGAATTTGAGTTTAGAGAAAGCGTGCAGAGTGGATTTGAATTTTACCGACGAAATATGTTCATCGTTGAGATCGCAAGATATTGAGGGTCAAAATCAGTACGAGAGAGATACTCAAAAGCTGCTAGCTTCGGCCATGGCTTGGAAGACATACTTGACCGCTTCGATCCCGTGTCTGATGTCATTGTTTGTCGGAGCCTGGTCAGATATTACAGGGCACAGGAAAATATTCGTCATAATCCCAATCACGGGTAACATACTTGTGTGCATAAATAGTatgatacatacatattttttctacaatatGGGTTTGAAGGCGTTCGTGTTCAGTGAAGCGTTTATAGAAGCGTTCTCTGGTGGTTGGTGcattacatttataacaatattctcGTACATAAGCACGATAACGACCGAGGATAACCGCACGTTTCGTATGGGCCTCGTCCATTTTTGTCTGACGGTGAGCTTCCCTATCGGAACGGGATTAAGTGGGATAATGCTAAAGAAATTGGGATATTATGGGTGTTACGGAATAGCCGCTAGTTTGCAGACCGTGAATTTAATGTACAATGTTTTCGTAGTAAAAGACCCGAAAAGGACCCCGCAGCAAAAGAaggtaacaaaatattgattacaaaaataattaatttaaagaattGGATACTAGAATATACTTTAAGTGAGTAGTACGTCAAGCAGTAAGTACTTTAAGTGATTTAGAATgtgaatatttatcaaatgtttttgataaatattcatattcttCTAGAGTGGattgcactagtcaactttgacattaattatacctgcgcagaaaaacaaGCAGATCTGACGACTCCCTTACTGGACATCGAAATTCCATTCTCTGGTCGATTAACTGTTGAACGAAAGAACGATTAGCCTTTAGATAAGGTCGAACAAACCAAACATGCGCATTTGTTCGACTGGTGTAATAAGTGATCAAACCTgacaatatttgttatatctgtgaatatttttcaacaaatcaCAATCCACGTAATTACTTGGATTTATTTGATGCACCAGCTATTGTCGGTATAACTAACTCATAATATTGTACACACTATCGGCAAACGTGGACAGATGCCTGAGTGGAAGCATGagcattgcgtagtttgtatgagaactTTTAATTACCAcaaagaaaaaccagcaatcTATACCGAAGTAAATTTCGGCTAAAACTGTATCGCGATAATTTATCAACGGTATTAAATATCGATGACACAATATGATTATTATGTTCAAAGATAAAATTTCCATTGATTACAATACACTTTTGTATGCaaacataaaatgttacaaggaaaaatataatataaaattttggtgTGTGAATGTGTGTGATGTGACAAGACTTGACACAgttagagccatgccccattgctcagtcatGCTCAGTTGCAACGCAGCATATTGTAGCTCCATTGTTTTCTATATGTTTTGACAATGAAGTGCGTaaatgtacgtcgaaactacaaatatattaggggAAGTCTGAATGTTGCTCCGATAGTATATAGATAAGTTTAAAGGCCATTAAAATGTGGTTTAAtagtaaaaagaaaaggaTTCATTTACAATTAGCtactttcaattttatattttcttataaacaTGGAATAAcgttaattatattagaataTGCGATGATATATTCTGTTCACGTTTTGATATAAGCAGATAAATTCTTATCACATTATTACTGGtatctatctataattttaaagcaCTCAGTAGATGGAAAGATAGTAAAAACTGACAAACAATTTACCACACCTCCGAGGCagataataaaagttaatttattttacaataaaatatatattacaagaaaattatggacataaaagaaaattttgtcTCTACTCTAAACGTGTTGCTGGTTACAATCTCGGCTGTGAGGTCTCACAGACTAGGGTTTAAGGACTCACAACCGAGAATCCATCAGTTTCGCGTCTATTCATATTGGCACGGAGcttatatgttattccaggttatattctaccctctgtaccaaattttataataatgcgtccagtagattttacgcgaaaaagagtaataaacatacacgcatacatcctcacaaacttccacatttataatattagtggaattataaatacaaaggtGGAATATGGGATGCTACAGACAGAGCTGCGTGCAATAGctgtttataaacattatttcgaGTTCCCAATGATTTCTTTCAACGGAATTAAGTACTCTATGAAAATTATCATACCTGAGATATCGATTATATAATTTGcgaaattttactattttagcACGATGGTAAAGGAGTGTGCCACTTCTTTCGGACTTTCTTCGACTTCAGcaatatcaaaaatacaatGCATGTGATTGTGAAAAAGACACCTGATAATAGGCGATTGAGACTGTGCATCCTTTTGCTTGTTGTTACAATACTCTTTGGACCCATGTACGGTAAGTTTGCattccttaaatattataaaaagaaatccccCTGTCGcatatgtctgtctgtatggaCGTTAAGTCAAAACCACCAgacggtttttaccaatagtgtgatttctgggGAAGGTTTGGATGTAtgattatggttttacccgaacgaagccagGTCGTGCTGCTTTTAGTAATGTTTACACACATCATAACCAATCTGAGATGCCCAAAgcttgacgtcaggcagacggCCAGTCGTGAAATCACAGTCAATCTTTAAGATTTTAACGCTTATTATTTACACTTAACTCCGGAAGTCACAGCTACAAATAATTGAGGATGAGatcatacataaatatcaaaatcaaatttctaTTATTGAGAATGTTATTGTATTCGTTacaatatcaatttaaaaatatatcaaaaatttactaaatttttttacacgtAAATTTCTTTAATGCTGGTATTTAATGCGAAACAGTTCTCGGAAATTTAGCGACTTCAATTTACACTGTTGGTTTTTCAtagcgataaataaaatctttcatacaaactacgcgaTAGGATGTAACTGACGTAAGAAACATTATTTACTCACAATACGTATATAATTTCATGGAAATTATGGAAATGGAAATTGAATCATGTAATATTTCTTATGTCTGTTTACCTCTATCAAGTTCTACGAAATAACATACTAATTGTGGTTGATATATGTAGATCCGAACTGCATGAGACATCAAAATATCTGGTGTATAtcaaatgtctggctatgccgctctCGCCTGGCCGTGGCAGAGgtggcaaacccaagaaatgcaatattttacgagcaatttttaaacatatttattctaatttaaattttgtctatttatttctaagaTAACCTCATTGTTTTACAGGTGAAATATCGATTATGTACATGTCAACTCGATATAGATTCAACTGGGACGAAGTTAAGTACAGTATCTTCCAGACATACAATTTCATCACACATACAATTGGTAAggatcaattaatttattataatcacaTAGAATGAGGGCTATAATATAGCTTTGCTTGCTATTATACAGACCATTGcacaagtgtcgaacttacTATCGGGCTAACTGaaaccctgtatatatatttatttatggttacTATAGCTTCTTATTGGTCAaggttaatatattatttctgctAAGAATTCACCAGatataacttaaaaatcattcaaaatagcaagaaaaaatatcgtgTGTATTTGTCAACATCCGTATGAAtcgaaatttcaaaaactaaaaatgaatCTTATTAGAATCTATATTTTCTAACTTGCATATAATGCAGAATAGAGTCAAACAGGCAAGCGCTAGTTACTGACAGATAACTAAACTTTATTACTGCCACTTTCAGTCAGATATTGacatatttttccaaaatttcaGGTACAATATTCTCGATAAGCGTGTTTAGCAAATATCTGCAGTGGCACGACTCAATCCTGGGCATCATTTCAACACTGAGCAAGATTGCCGGGTCCTTCGTCTACTGCTTCGCTCCTAATGAAAAGATCTTCTTTATCGGTATGTGTATACTTCACtttttttgtatcaaaattatcaaaaaaatactatatcgGCATTCGGCGGTGGTGGTCCAATATAAAGACGCATCTGTGAACAGAAACGTTCGAAGAAGGTTCGAATTGTACTTGTGAGTTTGCAtactatatatagtagttttcgacCACTACTTGCTTTCTGTAAAGGAAAAGTTCAAGACTTGGACAACCTTCACACTAGTTGATAATTTcatctagtgtgtgaaatggagaaagaaatggcaaaccacaccataaatattgtcaataaagtaattatgtaTCATTCTTTGATGACCAAATACCTTCATGAGGAATAGTCGATAAATGTCGATTTGATGTGTCGAGTACATATTGCCTAATCTAGAAAAGTGATCAAAAATAACATAGCTACACTACAAAATGTTTAGAAAACATATTGCAAAAcctcaaatgaattaaacgATAAGTAGCACCCACaaaatttagattattataatctaaatttGGATTGATATCTAAGGAAGCACCTAACTAAAGTTATCAATTAATCGGCTTTAGATAATATACAACTTGTATGAAAGTGCTGATCTGATCTTCCCATACCAGTCtgattagaaattttatttttgcatatgatattatatatatatatatatatatatatatatatatatatatggctCCGAAGGTCATCCTTTAGTTCGAAGCGCAACTTTCATTTGTCAAAAGGTGCGCTTCGATAAATAGCGCTTCAAAAAGGGTGAGCTTCGAGCGACATTATTCTCAATTTGGAGagtaaaatgtttaacatGTGGTCGTCCttatcaaaagggaccttatggcgcccggcacttacgcaATTATTGCCATTGTTTTGTATtagaacaacggcaataaagacctaagtgccaacCGCCGTAAGgtcttttgatttggacggccacatgtTACACAAagtattttacacaaaatactACAGTTTAGTTTATAGTGCAGATTATATTACTGTGAAAATTGCTCtctcaaatatatataaaatcgaCCTGGCCATTAGGACtgtgtttgtaaataaaataatgttgcgCAAAAAAACTGTTCGGGTGAGTTGCACTAATCAACTTTGACATGCGCGCCGTCTCTTAGGCAAAACGGCGTTttttgcgcaggttaaagcTAATATAAATGTTGACTAGTGCAACCAACTCTAATGTGTTATTTCACCAAATCTCAATGGTACATCAATACTAAATAAACGCTCATGGTTGTCGGAagattagatattattaaaataatttacaattgcAACTATGTACCTgctgtaaattttatgtaaacattttacaagTTGATTATCATATTTGATCACAcgatatattttcacattatgGCATagcgataaaagaatatttttaatatagctTTTTGTAGATTACGTCATTGtagaaatacaatatttttttactcttcAATAcaaacctttatttttatttcgtttacaGCTCCAAtcgtggaaattttgaatggTACGTCATTACTAGCTATGAGATCTATTGTATCCAAATTAGTGGATCCTGATGAATTAGGTAAGTTTTTACCAATAACTTctctttcttcttcatatGCTTCAAACGTTACTCAACTCATGGATCTCTATTCAGCATATTTATAACACATTAGCAGCcagtcccgacttcgctcgggtcgCCATCATTAAATCATTAAAGTAGATTCATCATTGaaggtacaaaaaaaaacttgtaaccAACTACAAGTAATgagcatttttaaaatatgcattttaagacaaacaaataaatcactTGCAAATTTTCAGGTAAAGTAAACTCCCTGTTCGGCCTGACCGAGAATCTGATGCCGTTGTTATACGTGCCCCTGTACACACAAGTGTACACGGCCACGATGGAAACTTTACCAGGATTTGTGTTCCTCATGGGCGCTCTAATGACCACCCCAGCTGTCATAGTGTTCTTGTAAGTATAGtattaaaacttcaaaaatcTCTGAAAGTTCGATCTCGAGCTGTGACGCTCCAAAATCCAGAGTACGCCTAAAACAATTACCATGAAAATTTGAACATTTGATATGATTCGGTCAACCctcttaaaaaatactattgtgGCTTATGCCTACCTTAGTCGCATCACAAGACATTCAAGGGAGGATATAGATGCACgccacaattaaaatattcgagAAAACCTAACTATTTTACTTAGATTTTCTGAATCACGATGGTAAATCTTTCTAAAAACCATCGctcaatttaaaacaaagtcaaagAATTTTTTCAGAAAGTAGACCATTTTTACgtcaaatattacattatatagtaatttccatggaattagtagaatCCAAGTAATTACTATATCCATGGTAATTTCTCAATAGGTTATACGAgtgacatttcggaacgaccactgctaaaatgaaatgccgaaagaaactcatttaacaTTGTGTGTCCCTATCAAGgctattgtttcttacatttctaatagtataacaaagtacatggtcaaaagtaTGCAAAAAAACgagttatgattgtgatcgagtactgataaaaaatgatatatatataaaacacgaTTAACCAAAAAATATCGAATCGAGCGGACctgttccctctggcagcattCGTTCACGTCAACTCGTCGCAAAGCTATACCAAGATAGAAGGActaacagtaaaaatattaaaaatctaatgGTCACATACGTAACTTACGTTATAt
This sequence is a window from Plodia interpunctella isolate USDA-ARS_2022_Savannah chromosome 6, ilPloInte3.2, whole genome shotgun sequence. Protein-coding genes within it:
- the LOC128670566 gene encoding lysosomal proton-coupled steroid conjugate and bile acid symporter SLC46A3-like isoform X1; this encodes MSSETENGTKKERIHDEFTERDPLKETTKEDEIEKGFSEKCLYILNNVTLEPTMMLFIISAMISIITTQNLSLEKACRVDLNFTDEICSSLRSQDIEGQNQYERDTQKLLASAMAWKTYLTASIPCLMSLFVGAWSDITGHRKIFVIIPITGNILVCINSMIHTYFFYNMGLKAFVFSEAFIEAFSGGWCITFITIFSYISTITTEDNRTFRMGLVHFCLTVSFPIGTGLSGIMLKKLGYYGCYGIAASLQTVNLMYNVFVVKDPKRTPQQKKHDGKGVCHFFRTFFDFSNIKNTMHVIVKKTPDNRRLRLCILLLVVTILFGPMYGEISIMYMSTRYRFNWDEVKYSIFQTYNFITHTIGTIFSISVFSKYLQWHDSILGIISTLSKIAGSFVYCFAPNEKIFFIAPIVEILNGTSLLAMRSIVSKLVDPDELGKVNSLFGLTENLMPLLYVPLYTQVYTATMETLPGFVFLMGALMTTPAVIVFFWLLYEHRKNVRKMKALKTPMD
- the LOC128670566 gene encoding lysosomal proton-coupled steroid conjugate and bile acid symporter SLC46A3-like isoform X2, translated to MELTNRNTNESAPDFTEEDPLRENGEAKKKISFGEHLMYIFRNVTVEPSVTLFIIPVMISSLVSQNLALEKACRVNLQFPEEICNLLKNQSLQSQNQYEKETQRLVSSAIGVKTYMTATIPCVLALFAGSYSDKHDGKGVCHFFRTFFDFSNIKNTMHVIVKKTPDNRRLRLCILLLVVTILFGPMYGEISIMYMSTRYRFNWDEVKYSIFQTYNFITHTIGTIFSISVFSKYLQWHDSILGIISTLSKIAGSFVYCFAPNEKIFFIAPIVEILNGTSLLAMRSIVSKLVDPDELGKVNSLFGLTENLMPLLYVPLYTQVYTATMETLPGFVFLMGALMTTPAVIVFFWLLYEHRKNVRKMKALKTPMD